A genomic region of Paenibacillus sp. PL2-23 contains the following coding sequences:
- a CDS encoding response regulator transcription factor: MKSILIVEDEKAIAELERDYLESHGYQVHIEGRGDIGLQKALEGGYDLIVLDVMLPRLDGFEICREIRAKLDIPILMVTSKKEDIDKIRGLGLGADDYMTKPFSPSELVARVKAHLSRYERLTADKPSAGQVIQIRGLQIDKNARKVVIHDEEAPLTGKEYELLLLLASYPNRVFEKEELFERVWGLDAIGDPATVTVHIRRLREKIEHDPSNPQYIETVWGVGYRFKV, translated from the coding sequence TTGAAAAGCATCTTAATCGTAGAGGACGAGAAAGCAATCGCCGAGCTGGAGCGAGATTATTTGGAAAGCCATGGGTATCAGGTTCATATTGAAGGGCGCGGCGATATCGGGCTTCAAAAGGCGCTGGAGGGCGGCTATGATCTCATCGTGCTGGATGTGATGCTGCCGAGGCTGGACGGCTTCGAGATATGCCGGGAAATTCGCGCCAAGCTGGACATACCTATTCTGATGGTGACGTCGAAGAAGGAGGATATCGACAAGATTAGAGGGCTTGGTCTAGGCGCCGATGATTATATGACGAAGCCGTTCAGTCCCAGCGAGCTTGTCGCTCGAGTCAAGGCGCATTTGTCCCGATATGAGCGATTGACCGCCGACAAGCCGAGCGCGGGCCAGGTCATCCAGATTAGAGGGCTTCAAATTGACAAAAACGCGCGCAAAGTGGTCATCCACGATGAGGAAGCGCCTCTGACCGGCAAGGAATATGAGCTGCTCCTGCTGCTCGCTTCCTATCCCAACCGAGTCTTCGAGAAAGAAGAGCTGTTCGAGCGCGTATGGGGGCTCGACGCAATCGGCGATCCCGCCACTGTCACCGTCCATATCCGGCGGCTGAGGGAGAAGATCGAGCATGATCCCTCCAATCCGCAATATATCGAGACGGTGTGGGGCGTTGGTTACAGGTTCAAGGTTTGA
- a CDS encoding HAMP domain-containing sensor histidine kinase produces the protein MSIKVKLYMSYLAMAVVPLILLTLFMLILIFAAGNQDLREITDAKRNESFNQAMIYGELLYVLREQPERLDEVAYLSEMQRKLSEQWAGMLLIKAGAVQTVSPFLQELSPNANWQGIVDESKEVLFLDLFRFQSERVPFQYADGAEGLVVIYYRSEPVPIFWHPLTLAAGLLFVCLTSLLLTYFVSRSIIRPIRALRSAVLRIKDGDLSDELPSPRSKFGKQRKQNEIAQLAAAFEDMRVRLKQSIDQSLQYEENRKLLLSHISHDLKTPISAIKGYVEGIMDGIANTDEKRSRYMETIYRKASDMDQLIDELFLFSKLDLHKVAYDFKRVDMNRYMKHLAEEQRFDLEKSGVRLIYEQQTQEPLIVAADPDKLYRVFINMLDNSVKYMLHNDEGRERQVRLSIGRERQAAIITIEDNGPGIDPQDLPYIFEGFYRAEQSRNSESGGSGLGLAIVQQMISGHGGEVWAENKQDGGARFCIRLPLAADAESEGGEDT, from the coding sequence TTGTCCATCAAAGTGAAATTGTATATGTCCTATCTCGCCATGGCGGTCGTTCCGCTTATTCTGCTTACTCTCTTTATGCTCATCTTGATCTTCGCCGCCGGCAACCAGGATCTAAGAGAGATTACAGATGCCAAACGAAATGAAAGCTTTAATCAAGCGATGATTTACGGGGAGCTTCTGTATGTGCTCCGGGAGCAGCCGGAGAGACTGGATGAAGTGGCTTACCTCAGCGAAATGCAGAGGAAGCTGAGCGAGCAGTGGGCTGGCATGCTGCTGATTAAGGCGGGGGCTGTGCAGACCGTATCACCGTTTCTTCAGGAGCTGTCTCCGAACGCGAATTGGCAGGGCATTGTGGATGAATCGAAGGAGGTGCTGTTCCTTGATTTATTCCGGTTCCAATCCGAGCGTGTGCCGTTCCAATATGCGGATGGAGCCGAGGGTCTGGTCGTTATCTATTACCGGTCGGAGCCTGTTCCGATATTCTGGCATCCGCTCACGCTTGCGGCCGGCTTGCTGTTTGTCTGCTTAACGAGCTTGCTGCTTACGTATTTCGTGTCCCGAAGCATCATTCGACCGATTCGAGCACTTCGTTCTGCGGTGCTGCGAATCAAGGATGGTGATTTGAGCGATGAGCTGCCAAGCCCGCGTTCCAAATTTGGCAAGCAGCGCAAGCAGAACGAGATTGCCCAGCTTGCGGCGGCGTTCGAGGACATGAGGGTCAGGCTGAAGCAGTCGATTGATCAAAGCCTCCAGTACGAGGAGAACCGGAAGCTGCTCCTGTCCCACATCTCGCATGATTTGAAGACGCCGATTTCGGCTATCAAAGGGTATGTGGAAGGTATAATGGACGGCATCGCAAACACGGATGAGAAGAGAAGCCGTTACATGGAGACCATTTACCGCAAGGCCTCCGACATGGATCAACTGATTGACGAATTGTTCCTATTCTCCAAGCTCGATTTGCACAAGGTTGCCTACGACTTTAAGCGCGTCGACATGAACAGGTACATGAAGCATTTGGCCGAGGAGCAGCGGTTCGATCTGGAGAAATCCGGGGTGCGTCTCATCTATGAGCAGCAAACGCAGGAGCCTCTGATTGTCGCCGCCGATCCCGACAAGTTGTACCGCGTCTTCATCAATATGCTCGACAACAGCGTAAAGTATATGCTTCATAATGATGAGGGGCGGGAGAGACAGGTCAGGCTGAGCATTGGCCGTGAACGCCAAGCTGCTATCATTACGATCGAGGATAACGGTCCCGGCATTGATCCGCAGGATCTGCCTTATATCTTTGAAGGCTTCTACAGGGCGGAGCAATCTCGCAACTCCGAATCGGGGGGGAGCGGGCTTGGGCTGGCGATCGTGCAGCAGATGATCAGCGGCCATGGCGGCGAAGTATGGGCAGAGAACAAGCAAGATGGGGGAGCGCGATTCTGTATCAGGCTTCCACTTGCAGCAGATGCCGAAAGCGAAGGCGGTGAAGACACTTGA
- a CDS encoding carbohydrate ABC transporter permease → MSTGDRVFEYANFTVLTLLMIVTLYPFLNTLAVSLNNANDSIRGGIYLVPRIWTLENYKYVLAEATIFHATMISVLRTVIGTVLTVFCSAMVAYTISREEFILRKFVTVAFILTMYINGGLIPNFLLIRDLGLIDSFWVYIFPGLIGVFNLIIIRSFIEGLPESILESARIDGAGEYRNFFSIVLPLSTPVLATVALFSGVYQWNQWFDVFLYNSSNIDLSTLQYELQKILQNSNASMSAKSASDAFSNVGQQNAGVTPFSIRATMTIVASLPIIMVYPFLQKYFVKGMMVGGVKG, encoded by the coding sequence ATGTCGACGGGAGACCGAGTGTTCGAATACGCGAATTTCACTGTGCTGACGCTCTTAATGATCGTCACGCTGTACCCGTTCCTGAACACGCTCGCCGTATCCTTGAACAACGCCAACGATTCCATTCGCGGGGGCATCTATCTCGTGCCACGCATATGGACACTGGAAAATTATAAATATGTGCTTGCTGAAGCGACTATTTTTCACGCGACGATGATATCTGTGCTTCGAACCGTCATCGGGACCGTGCTTACGGTATTCTGCTCCGCGATGGTCGCTTATACGATCAGCCGCGAGGAGTTTATTCTGAGGAAATTTGTGACGGTGGCCTTCATCCTGACCATGTATATTAATGGAGGCTTGATTCCGAACTTCCTGCTCATTCGCGACCTGGGCTTGATCGACAGCTTCTGGGTATATATATTCCCGGGCTTGATCGGCGTATTTAATCTCATTATTATCCGCTCCTTCATTGAAGGGCTGCCAGAGAGCATCCTAGAATCCGCGCGAATCGATGGCGCCGGCGAATATCGGAACTTCTTCAGCATTGTGCTGCCTCTCAGTACGCCGGTGCTGGCGACGGTTGCTCTGTTCAGCGGAGTCTACCAATGGAATCAATGGTTCGACGTGTTCCTGTATAACTCATCGAATATCGATCTGAGCACACTGCAATACGAGCTTCAGAAAATATTGCAAAACTCGAACGCTTCCATGAGCGCCAAATCCGCCAGCGATGCGTTCTCCAATGTAGGCCAGCAGAATGCGGGCGTAACGCCGTTCTCCATTCGAGCGACGATGACCATTGTCGCATCGCTTCCTATTATTATGGTATATCCGTTCCTACAGAAATATTTTGTCAAAGGCATGATGGTCGGCGGCGTGAAGGGCTAA
- a CDS encoding sugar ABC transporter permease, giving the protein MENHAQGLESAAVAYKKPSRLKRVVRTLIQQHPLLVMSMPFVIWLFIFKYVPLWGWTIAFQKYKPALGFWEQEWIGFEHFRFLFEDERFLRVLRNTLAMSGINLVLGFVTAITLALLLNELRQIVFKRIVQTVSYLPHFISWVVAAGIIQTTLSPDGIINEILMAMGMIKEEILFLGIPEQFWTIFGASTVWKDVGWNTIVYLAAMTMIDPAQYEAAEIDGAGRFKRMWHITLPGIKPVIVVLLIMNIGYLMESGFEPQYLLGNGMNIDYSENLDIFVLKYGIAQGNFSLSIAAGMFKTIVSFVLLFAANNLAKRLGEARLY; this is encoded by the coding sequence ATGGAGAACCATGCACAGGGCCTGGAATCTGCAGCGGTAGCGTACAAGAAACCATCCCGGTTGAAACGGGTTGTTAGAACCTTGATCCAGCAGCATCCTCTGCTTGTGATGTCTATGCCATTTGTTATTTGGCTCTTTATATTTAAATACGTTCCGCTATGGGGTTGGACGATCGCATTCCAAAAGTATAAGCCGGCGCTGGGCTTCTGGGAGCAGGAGTGGATCGGCTTCGAGCATTTCCGCTTCCTGTTCGAGGACGAGCGCTTCCTGCGGGTGCTGCGCAATACGCTGGCGATGAGCGGCATCAATCTTGTACTGGGATTTGTGACCGCCATCACGCTGGCGCTGCTGCTTAATGAGCTGCGACAAATCGTATTCAAGCGAATCGTACAGACTGTCAGCTACTTGCCGCATTTTATATCCTGGGTTGTCGCCGCGGGCATCATTCAGACTACCTTGTCCCCCGACGGCATCATTAACGAAATCCTGATGGCAATGGGTATGATCAAGGAAGAAATCTTGTTCCTGGGCATACCGGAGCAATTCTGGACAATCTTCGGTGCCAGCACCGTATGGAAGGACGTCGGCTGGAATACCATTGTGTATCTGGCTGCTATGACCATGATTGATCCCGCTCAATACGAAGCAGCCGAGATTGACGGCGCAGGGCGCTTCAAGCGGATGTGGCATATTACGCTGCCAGGCATTAAGCCGGTTATTGTTGTCCTGCTTATTATGAATATCGGCTATTTGATGGAATCCGGGTTCGAGCCTCAATACCTGCTCGGTAACGGCATGAACATCGATTACTCGGAGAATCTTGACATATTTGTACTGAAATACGGAATCGCCCAGGGCAACTTCTCGCTGTCGATCGCCGCTGGAATGTTCAAAACAATCGTCAGCTTCGTCTTGCTGTTCGCAGCCAACAACCTTGCCAAACGATTGGGCGAAGCCAGATTGTATTAG
- a CDS encoding extracellular solute-binding protein — protein MKKHWSTMVVSVILLFSLVASACSGNGNGNPSSTKAPSNSDGQSAATDKPLEKVTFTYFNGAGAAKDINTNETTIGKLLEDQTGVNFKIENLVGDLNTKIGTMIASNKYPDVLIPDAAIDEVLGAGAFIDLTELIEEHGPNIKRVYGPYYNQMQTEDGKIYFLPFSNVVGEFVPDPNINQGAFWVQRRVLKEAGYPQIKTMDEYFTLVRDFVAKHSDEDLTGFVTLTHDWRFFATSNPPMHLQGYPNDGEVIVDMNTHEAKTYSATDATKRWLSELNKLNADGLFDKASFVDNYDQYLAKLTSGKVVGFFDYGWQIGNAQNVLKDAAKADPAKDDFVYFPLPVTFDGQKDQYLDPPGFVKNRGMGITVSAKDPVRIIQYIDNLLKEENQILKSWGIQGETYEIDDKGRFYRTAEQIQKINEPFRETFGFKYYDWNWPQYGTNSTLSNGNALAPGLQPEVFQMSLTEADKTILGKYGVQTYSEMFSAPDVRPWFPAWGIPKEQGSQPQIYETKKTELVKKYFPKLVLSKPDEFESIWNDYVGEFGKLDTAEYEKFMTEEVKKLVEAAK, from the coding sequence ATGAAGAAACATTGGTCGACAATGGTAGTCAGCGTCATTCTTTTATTCTCGCTCGTCGCTTCGGCTTGCTCGGGCAACGGCAACGGCAACCCATCGTCAACAAAAGCTCCGAGCAACTCGGACGGACAATCCGCGGCTACCGACAAGCCGCTGGAGAAGGTGACCTTCACTTACTTCAACGGAGCGGGCGCTGCCAAAGACATTAACACCAACGAAACGACAATCGGCAAATTGCTGGAGGATCAGACGGGCGTTAACTTCAAAATCGAAAATTTGGTCGGCGACCTGAACACCAAGATCGGTACGATGATTGCGTCGAACAAATATCCGGACGTGCTCATCCCGGATGCGGCGATTGACGAGGTGCTTGGCGCAGGGGCGTTCATCGATTTGACAGAGCTGATCGAGGAGCATGGTCCGAACATTAAGCGCGTATATGGTCCTTATTACAATCAGATGCAAACAGAGGACGGCAAAATTTATTTCCTGCCATTCTCCAATGTGGTTGGCGAATTTGTACCGGATCCTAACATTAACCAAGGCGCGTTCTGGGTTCAGCGCCGGGTTCTAAAGGAAGCGGGCTACCCGCAAATCAAAACGATGGACGAATACTTCACATTGGTCCGCGATTTTGTAGCGAAGCATAGCGATGAAGATCTGACTGGCTTCGTTACATTGACGCATGACTGGAGATTTTTTGCAACCTCCAACCCTCCTATGCACTTGCAGGGATATCCGAATGACGGCGAAGTGATCGTCGATATGAACACCCATGAAGCCAAAACGTATTCCGCGACAGACGCCACCAAGCGCTGGCTGTCCGAGCTGAACAAGCTGAATGCTGATGGGCTGTTCGACAAAGCTTCCTTCGTAGACAACTACGATCAATACCTGGCGAAGCTCACCTCCGGCAAGGTTGTAGGATTCTTCGATTACGGCTGGCAGATCGGCAACGCGCAGAACGTGCTGAAGGACGCGGCCAAAGCCGACCCGGCCAAGGATGACTTTGTCTACTTCCCGCTGCCTGTCACATTCGACGGTCAGAAGGACCAGTATCTGGACCCTCCCGGCTTCGTCAAAAACCGCGGCATGGGCATTACGGTCAGCGCCAAGGATCCTGTTCGCATCATTCAATATATCGACAACCTGCTGAAGGAAGAGAATCAAATTCTGAAAAGCTGGGGCATTCAAGGCGAAACGTATGAGATCGACGACAAAGGACGCTTCTATCGTACGGCGGAGCAAATTCAAAAAATTAACGAACCGTTCCGCGAAACGTTCGGCTTCAAATATTATGACTGGAACTGGCCGCAATACGGCACAAACTCGACGCTGTCCAACGGCAACGCGCTTGCGCCGGGTCTGCAGCCTGAGGTATTCCAAATGAGCTTGACTGAGGCGGACAAAACCATTCTGGGCAAATACGGCGTACAGACGTATTCCGAGATGTTCTCGGCGCCGGATGTTCGTCCATGGTTCCCTGCATGGGGCATTCCAAAGGAGCAGGGCTCCCAGCCGCAAATCTACGAAACGAAAAAAACCGAGCTTGTTAAAAAGTATTTCCCGAAACTCGTCTTGTCCAAGCCGGACGAATTCGAAAGCATCTGGAACGATTACGTAGGCGAATTCGGCAAGCTGGATACGGCGGAATACGAGAAGTTTATGACAGAAGAAGTGAAGAAACTGGTTGAAGCGGCCAAATAA
- a CDS encoding sensor histidine kinase, whose product MTSKRTPTSRRLSLHHVRLRNKMMIVYLFCVLIPILLTNIIFYQVTSDNVKKQNLEDTTRALEQIKNQLWTELEGVINVSSGFFTDNKLYELMENEYARPADYIEAYDSYFRRILNSYTPIYASVQNIKIYLDNPTLLHSGGVGNLTDEVKETEWYQTLEAAPLNATVFVRSPKEDLLVSSGPTRLSDTFSIVRRMNYYDSLNKREKVLKIELKMSALHAIMSNLNIKGELYLVNDRGEVEYSNRPDFKWLEVRQQLDTIQLPEKSITLQTDYPEGSMLDGWRMVAAVHEDAIYTELHEARQFVYWLAAINLIIPTIIIGWIARSITSRLGNILKHMKRVKNHHFITIRQEETQDEIGQLTGEFNRMTLQIRSLINDVYVADIRQKSLELERRKAQLNALQSQINPHFLFNALETIRMRSVIKKETETAKIIHNMAKLFRSSLTWKRDRVTVKEEVEFIVCFLEIQQYRFGDRLTYELKVEPEAESCPIPKFVYLPFVENACLHGVEQVKQGGHISIDIGIHDEMLHFSINDNGGGMGQEQLERIRKYLSEEDELGERIGVQNVIYRLKLLYGEHFAFVIDSQPGIGTTVQIALRLDHIKFL is encoded by the coding sequence ATGACAAGCAAGAGAACGCCGACAAGCCGCAGGCTGAGCCTCCATCACGTCAGGCTGCGGAACAAGATGATGATTGTTTACCTGTTTTGCGTGCTTATTCCCATTCTTCTGACCAATATTATCTTCTATCAGGTGACTAGCGACAATGTGAAAAAACAAAACCTGGAGGATACGACGCGGGCATTGGAGCAGATCAAAAATCAGCTATGGACGGAGCTGGAGGGCGTTATTAACGTGTCCTCCGGCTTTTTCACGGATAATAAGCTATATGAGCTGATGGAGAATGAATATGCGCGTCCCGCTGACTATATCGAAGCCTATGATTCCTATTTCCGAAGAATATTGAACAGTTATACGCCGATCTACGCATCGGTGCAGAATATCAAAATTTATTTGGACAATCCTACGCTGCTGCATTCCGGCGGCGTTGGCAACCTGACGGATGAGGTGAAGGAAACGGAGTGGTACCAGACATTGGAGGCAGCGCCCCTGAACGCGACGGTGTTCGTGCGTTCGCCCAAGGAGGATCTGCTGGTATCCTCGGGCCCGACACGACTGTCGGATACCTTCAGCATTGTGCGGCGCATGAATTATTACGATTCCCTGAACAAACGGGAGAAGGTGCTCAAGATTGAGCTGAAAATGTCCGCGCTGCATGCCATCATGTCCAATCTGAATATTAAAGGCGAGCTGTATTTGGTGAATGATCGGGGCGAAGTGGAATATTCCAACCGCCCGGATTTCAAGTGGCTGGAGGTCCGACAGCAGTTGGACACCATTCAGCTGCCGGAGAAGTCCATTACGCTTCAAACTGATTATCCCGAAGGCAGCATGCTTGACGGCTGGCGCATGGTGGCGGCGGTGCATGAGGACGCTATCTATACGGAGCTGCATGAAGCAAGGCAGTTCGTCTATTGGCTTGCGGCGATCAATCTCATTATTCCGACAATCATTATCGGCTGGATCGCCAGATCGATTACCTCCCGCCTGGGCAATATTCTGAAGCATATGAAGCGGGTCAAAAACCATCACTTTATAACGATTCGCCAGGAGGAGACGCAGGATGAGATCGGGCAGCTGACCGGCGAATTCAATCGAATGACGTTGCAAATCCGGAGCTTGATTAACGATGTGTACGTTGCTGACATCCGGCAGAAGAGCCTTGAGCTTGAGCGCCGCAAGGCGCAGCTTAACGCGCTGCAGAGCCAGATCAATCCTCACTTCCTGTTCAACGCGCTGGAGACGATTCGCATGCGCAGCGTCATCAAGAAGGAGACGGAAACTGCAAAAATTATACACAACATGGCCAAGCTGTTCCGCAGCTCCTTAACCTGGAAGCGCGATCGGGTGACGGTGAAGGAGGAGGTCGAGTTTATCGTATGCTTCCTGGAAATTCAGCAGTATCGGTTCGGAGACCGGCTGACCTACGAGCTGAAGGTGGAGCCTGAGGCGGAGAGCTGCCCCATACCGAAATTCGTGTATCTGCCTTTTGTCGAAAACGCGTGTCTGCACGGCGTGGAGCAGGTGAAGCAAGGCGGGCACATCAGTATCGATATTGGCATCCATGACGAAATGCTTCATTTCTCCATAAATGATAATGGCGGCGGCATGGGGCAAGAGCAGCTGGAGCGCATTCGCAAGTATTTGTCGGAGGAAGACGAGCTGGGCGAAAGAATCGGTGTTCAGAACGTGATATACCGTCTTAAGCTGCTGTATGGCGAGCACTTTGCCTTCGTCATCGACAGCCAGCCAGGAATTGGCACAACGGTTCAAATCGCATTGCGGCTTGATCATATTAAATTTCTATAG
- a CDS encoding response regulator transcription factor — MFRVLLVDDEAFFRQGLKELIGWERCGFEVTGETDNGEDALHMIREDAPDLVVTDIRMPVMDGLELIQKAVQEYKINTKFIIVSGYDEFKYAQQAVKYGVCDFLLKPIDEVTMEDTLMELRGKLEREAAEAQRQQSLRSHEILSSLIKGELSQEEAEGCYDVLGLPRNVSLHYLFIEVNEPEVRFGEARIDEALDVRSRLHEAMEEIMPGSPPVQTLQHRGRLGAVIARLPEHWSIERLARTLQSKLAQAMLCPVCLYIGEPVQHLTELKQAYVSANEAMRFKLLEEKRYVFSYVELRGIEMNGMLMDNSWFARLNESMEENDEKAIIEAVEGIFQQFRDGRFTPEAIRTSLHRCVSEALASLHRMKLDTDVMLYKSAILTWYDRNVTSTTLKELFAQFVLECSRLAAEQRKDFAKGGVQKVKSYIDANYASNISLKSIASRFYMNPVYLGQLFKKTYGTYFNDYVLHLRVNEAKRLLRTTDLRVYEVADQIGFNNVEYFVSQFEKLEGMTPTEYRNSLS; from the coding sequence ATGTTTCGCGTATTGCTCGTCGACGACGAAGCTTTTTTCAGGCAAGGATTAAAGGAGCTGATCGGGTGGGAGCGCTGCGGCTTCGAGGTGACAGGAGAAACGGATAACGGCGAGGATGCGCTCCACATGATACGGGAAGACGCGCCCGATCTGGTCGTTACTGACATTCGGATGCCCGTCATGGATGGTCTGGAATTGATTCAAAAAGCGGTGCAAGAATATAAAATCAATACGAAGTTTATCATTGTAAGCGGTTACGATGAATTCAAATACGCTCAGCAGGCGGTTAAATATGGCGTTTGCGATTTTTTGCTGAAGCCTATCGACGAGGTGACGATGGAAGACACGCTGATGGAGCTGAGGGGCAAGCTGGAGCGCGAAGCGGCGGAAGCGCAGAGGCAGCAATCCCTCAGGAGCCACGAAATTCTCTCGTCGTTAATAAAAGGCGAGCTGAGCCAAGAGGAGGCGGAGGGGTGCTATGATGTGCTTGGACTGCCGCGAAACGTCTCTCTGCATTATTTGTTCATCGAGGTGAACGAACCGGAGGTCCGCTTCGGCGAGGCTCGGATTGATGAAGCGCTGGATGTCCGGTCCAGGCTGCATGAGGCGATGGAAGAGATCATGCCGGGCAGTCCCCCGGTGCAGACCCTGCAGCATCGCGGCCGGCTCGGAGCCGTCATTGCCAGACTGCCGGAGCATTGGAGCATCGAGCGGCTGGCCAGGACGCTCCAGAGCAAGCTTGCGCAAGCGATGTTATGTCCAGTATGCCTGTATATCGGAGAGCCGGTCCAGCATTTGACGGAGCTGAAGCAGGCCTATGTCAGCGCCAATGAAGCGATGCGATTCAAATTGCTCGAAGAGAAACGGTATGTGTTCAGCTATGTCGAGCTCCGCGGCATAGAGATGAACGGGATGCTGATGGACAACAGCTGGTTCGCGCGACTGAATGAAAGTATGGAGGAGAACGATGAGAAAGCGATCATTGAGGCGGTTGAGGGGATCTTCCAGCAGTTCCGCGACGGCCGCTTCACGCCGGAGGCCATACGGACAAGCCTGCACCGATGTGTGTCGGAGGCGCTGGCCAGCCTGCATCGCATGAAGCTCGATACGGATGTCATGCTGTACAAAAGCGCCATTCTGACCTGGTACGACCGGAATGTGACAAGCACGACGCTGAAGGAGCTGTTCGCACAATTCGTGCTGGAATGCAGCAGACTGGCGGCGGAGCAGCGCAAGGATTTCGCCAAGGGCGGCGTGCAGAAGGTGAAAAGCTACATCGATGCGAACTACGCGTCCAATATCAGCTTAAAGTCCATTGCTTCGCGCTTCTACATGAATCCCGTTTATTTGGGACAGCTGTTCAAAAAAACGTACGGCACCTATTTTAACGACTATGTGCTGCATCTCAGAGTAAACGAAGCGAAACGCCTGCTTCGAACGACGGATCTTCGGGTCTATGAGGTTGCGGACCAGATCGGCTTCAATAACGTGGAATACTTTGTGTCCCAATTCGAGAAGCTTGAAGGGATGACGCCAACCGAATATCGCAACAGCCTTAGCTAG
- a CDS encoding MFS transporter: MSLNTEGAQRGLFTVVTLLYWTSMYIYIPTLTPYLNAGGYSLSFIGIVLGSYGFTQMLVRFPLGVFSDRLGRRKPFIVLGMASAALSCLLFLLPNGWIWPLAGRIVAGVCASAWVAFTVLYASYYESSRMGQAMGRISVMTVSGQMIGMLLSGALSEAFGPRTPFAAGAICGAAGLLLALGIREPKSSADGERGGMTLSQVSGVVRNRTLLRVSLLSILAHGVLFITMFGFTPLKAEQLGAGGVELTLLVFAFMLPHAAASYAGSHYIVPRLGSNATVALGFVLSAGCTAAMLFVPSLELLYVTQALNGFAQGLHLPLLLGLAIRDVAPSSRATAMGLYQALYAVGMFSGPFLAGWLNGEWGLDSGFLFGAVLAVSAAAFTWRWAVQDRDRHDKAREGARGGGA; the protein is encoded by the coding sequence ATGTCATTAAATACTGAAGGCGCGCAACGCGGATTATTTACTGTGGTTACTTTGCTCTATTGGACCTCTATGTACATTTACATACCCACTCTGACTCCATATTTGAACGCTGGAGGCTATTCGCTCTCCTTCATCGGCATCGTGCTTGGCAGCTACGGCTTCACACAAATGCTGGTTCGCTTCCCTCTTGGCGTATTCTCGGATCGTCTGGGCAGACGCAAGCCGTTTATTGTGCTCGGCATGGCATCGGCAGCCTTGAGCTGTCTGCTGTTCCTGCTTCCCAATGGCTGGATCTGGCCGCTGGCGGGCAGAATCGTGGCAGGCGTGTGCGCATCCGCCTGGGTGGCGTTTACCGTGCTGTACGCCAGCTACTATGAGAGCAGCCGCATGGGGCAAGCGATGGGCAGAATCAGCGTCATGACGGTATCCGGTCAGATGATTGGCATGCTCCTCAGCGGCGCCTTGTCTGAGGCCTTTGGACCGCGAACGCCTTTTGCAGCTGGCGCAATATGCGGAGCGGCAGGTCTGCTCCTCGCGCTCGGCATTAGGGAGCCGAAGAGCAGCGCCGACGGGGAACGCGGGGGCATGACTCTATCGCAGGTGTCGGGAGTGGTCCGCAATCGTACGCTGCTTAGAGTTTCTCTACTTTCCATACTGGCACATGGCGTATTGTTTATTACGATGTTCGGCTTTACTCCGCTCAAGGCAGAGCAGCTGGGCGCAGGCGGCGTCGAGCTGACTCTGCTCGTATTCGCCTTCATGCTGCCCCATGCGGCAGCCTCTTACGCCGGCTCCCATTATATCGTCCCACGGCTGGGCTCGAACGCAACCGTTGCATTGGGCTTTGTCCTCAGCGCGGGCTGCACGGCTGCTATGTTATTTGTCCCGTCGCTTGAGCTGCTGTACGTGACGCAAGCCTTGAACGGCTTCGCTCAAGGACTGCACCTGCCGCTTCTGCTTGGGCTGGCCATCCGCGACGTCGCTCCATCATCCCGGGCGACGGCTATGGGGCTATACCAAGCCCTCTATGCCGTTGGCATGTTCTCCGGTCCCTTTCTCGCGGGCTGGCTGAATGGGGAATGGGGGCTGGACAGCGGCTTCCTGTTCGGGGCCGTGCTTGCCGTCAGCGCTGCCGCCTTCACTTGGCGCTGGGCTGTTCAGGATCGGGATCGTCACGATAAGGCTCGCGAAGGGGCTCGCGGCGGCGGGGCTTAA